The window CAATCCTTTTTTTTGATTGAGCTATCATAATGGtgtttcttcaagaaaacaCACTATTTAGgatattattcattattgttataCCAATTATCATAATCATATGCCTGCTGCATCCAAACGGGAAGGAAAGCTTGCAAATGCTAGGATATCAATATTATAATTCTAATTATGGAGCCCAAGTGGTTAACCGAAAggaagatttattgaagacCGATATAACAACGAAATTAAGATTTAAAAATTGGTCTCAATCACCATTGAATGATCGAATTAGAAATCAAGAATTTGTCAAGGATAAATTGACTGGATACATATCTAATTTGAACTTAGAGAAGCatcattcaaaatttgCTTCGGGTGGATCGCATAGTCATCGTCAATTAGGTGGGAAAAATGAAGCAGAATTTCATAAGGATTACGATTCATTAGTGAAATGTGAAGATTTACAATACGTTAACACAGTGGAGCATTCTGAATGGAATAAAGTtttagatgatgatttattgaCTTTAAGACGTGATTTGCTTAAAAATAACGATTTTTTGGGAAAAGACATTACAGATCCTAGCGAAAAGAATTGGTCTGAGGaggaaattattaataaacATTGGTTTAGGTTTGGAGGGTCTTCAGTATGGTTAGATAAATACGAATGCCACTTGGTTTTCTCCAGAGTCCTTTATGCTAGAAAGGGTGTAAGAGATCATCCTCACGTTTCCATGATCAGAGCTCAAGCATTTGATAGAGATTGGAATGaaataaaggaaaaaagAATTCCCTATAATGATATTACCCACCCAAAGGATCTTGATttagaattaaaaaaattagatCATGAACTAGGCTTATTTCCTTGTGATTCAATCAAGCATAATACTGAGGAATTTGACGCATGTGTTGTGGAACATACAAAGAGTAAGATTGTTACTgaaaagaggaaagaaaaaatcatGTCTAGATATTTCTTAACTTATCCCACAGTCCTAGATATTAGGTATAGAGCTGCTGGTGATTGGCTAGGGCCTGAGGATCCACATGTAATTGTCAGAAAGacaaaagatattgaagagCCAGTGGTCATTTTTAATATGTATGACGGAGGAGAAGGAGCTAGAAGAGTGTTTTCATTTATGCCCAGTAGGAAAAATAcaccattattgaaatttaacATTAATGATTCTGGTCGTAAATTCAATAGTTGGGAGAAAAATTGGACTCCCTTTTTCCATCAACATCTTGCCGAAAGTGCGTTTTCCAGAGGCTCCattcatttcatttataCATTTTCACCCTTggagattttgaaatgttcGTTGAATGATGGTGTTTGTTCCATGGTATTTGAGGCGAAGACTTTGGATTTATCAaaggataataaatttggtgGTTGGAGAGGCGGTACACAGTATATTCCGTTACCTGAAGTGTTACCGCAAGTGAAgaataaacaaatatggGTTGGGTTCCCCAAATTACATATTGATCGTTGTGGATGTGGTTTAAAATTTTACCGACCTATGTTGAGTTTACTTGTGGAAAGTAATGGTGCATATCATCAAGAGTTGGCCGTCCCGgatattgattttgatatGGATGTTCTATCATGGGATCAAAAGGGGACACATTGTGGTCAATTAAATGTGTTGAGTCCCAATGCCATTTCCTATTGGGAGGTGGCTAGTCAAGCACATCATTCTAAGAAATATGAGGATTATATGGCTCTTTCTTTCAGTGAAGCGGATGCTAACACGAGAGTAATTGTGTTAAGAGGtatattgaattatatCCTTGAAATATATGAGAAGAAGGCCATTATGGAAGATTTTGAAGTCAGTAGTAAATCTGATTTAATCATTGGACGAACATTGAAATGTGTCGTGCAAAAAGCGAAAGAAGATTGTAAGGCGTATGGTAAATCACATCCAGAACCAAAGAAGGATTGAACATTGAATGAATAATCAGATGAGGAATTTTATAAGATGGTGATTTGTTAGACAAAAGAGTTTGTTAAGAGCAATTATCAAAAACGAATTGTATGCAGCTTTTTAAAATACGATTTCTTTCTCACagttattttgaaaattaagATTGCATTACTACTATAGAGGGATCTTTTTATCTTAAGGACTAAATGATATATTGTACATAATTATTTAGTAAGTTTTTCTAcaacttcaaaatatcgTATTCAGGGCCCAGTGGGACAATACCGTTAGGGTTGAGGTTCCTCATAGCATGAGTGTAGAGAAGTTTAATATGATTAAAATTGGTGGTATTTCTGAAGGCAGGATAATTCCAGTACAAGTTTCTCATCCataaatgaatataatagTAGTCGTCTCTGACCAGTCTGTAGTTTAGTTTAAAATGAACAGCGTAGATAGAGTCAAACCGAATCATAGTAACAAATAATCTAATGTCGCTTTCAGTGATTTGGTTaccaaacaagaaaaacTTTTTAAGAATTTTATCCTCATTTGAAGCACCATAATCCTTTACCAATTCGTCGTGAACACCCTTTAaccttctttcaattttatccaTATCTTCGAAGAAGTTGACTAAATTTCCTTCGTAAACTGTTTGCTTTTCTGCTAAGCCGACATTATAAACGGCATCATTAATGTGGGTAAATAACCAACTGTTGTAATCTTTTATTTCCGATGATAGCTGGTCAGGAATTATATCAATAGTATCCTTCGTTTCgtcaaaatcattaaatgCTGTATTTAAAATTTCCGGAATTTGATCCCAATCGTTGTTAACAATAGTTTTGGTTTTCAAATCCCACAAAATAGGCCACATGTATTCTCCCTTGTAGGCTTTGTTTGTCATATCATAAAGCTCTTTAATTTGTGTGACACCATAATGAGGGTCAAAAGTGCCATCCCTAAATAATCTACTGCTGGAGACATCAATATCACCCAAAGGAGAGGAGGTATCATCTTTGGAGCACAAAATACCACCATCAATCGTATAAGCGTTGTCCCCTAAATCAGTACCTCTATCATCTAACAGTTTCCAACCTTTCTGTTCATCCAATTTCCAATGGACCACACTGACACCAATAACGTTCGTTAAGTTTTTCAATGCTCTAGTAATCCAGATACGTTGAGCAAAAGGACAGCCAGCAGATAAATAGAGCCAATATCTACCCTTCTCAGGCTGATATGTTGGATGGTTcttagaaatattttcatgAAACATTGTAATGgacatttttctttgagTTTGTTATTTGTTAATGTTTGTTATTCATGGttcaaatattaataaGGAAAGTAAATGGGAAAAAGAGGCTATAACTTTTACATTTAGTGTCCATTATATACAGACCTGCCTTCGAGGCAACTATAGTTCCTGTCATACTGGGAAATGATTTGCATACGTAAGCGTGTTACTTACCTAAGCAAAAAGATTTGACTAAGCGAAAATTACTCAGCTTTTTCGGACTCAAACAAAAGATAATCTCTGACATTATTAATCAATATCTACATTTTCTCGAGCATATCGTTACATATTATAAAACCTAAGCATAACCTACCACAAAAGTGTTTCTGACTAATATCTTATGAGGAATTACCGAGTAAGCTCGTAATGGTTTGGCAATATGTACTTTTATGGACAACAAAGTGAAGATATATGATTTTGCTGCTTCTATTTCCCTGAAAATGGGTAAAACTTCAAGATTTTTTCTGAAATAAAGTTGCCACCAGTTTAGTGTGACTCGAATGATGAAATAATTGCTGCCAGATAATTATCGCTTCTTTATTCATAGAGACactttttgaagaaaaaaacatttACTTacatgaaaaaaaaatctagtgaaagaatattgaattCTGATAGTAAACATTACTTATCGCAAATTTGACTCAAAAGAAAGTGCCCTTATGTACTAGGAATGACAACACTATTAGGTTGTGAGTAAAAATCCCAAGATAAATATCTTCCATGGCTCTTCTTACACATCCTAATATTCTGTTAAAGAACATTCTGATGGCAGAGATCTCTTAgaatccattgatgaaGGTAAAGACTTTAGACTTGTTTTTTCAtaaaaatcaaaagattattcaacaaTAATGCCATTCAACCAATTCGTTTCGtacaaattttaaaacaatcATGCCAGATAAGAGAACTGAGTATATTTTTAACCTTATAATAAATAGTGTAGGGAATGTAAATGATGCTAGAACATTAAGACAAACAGAATAGTTAATGACACGAAAATAACCTAAAGCTCGTAGATTATTATAGTCAAGTAAGAAAGGACAACCATCAAGAGATTTGTTTGGGCTGTTTTGGAAACCATATGTATAGGAATCGGTAACATTTTATACATAGGATTTATATCTTGCAAAGACCATAATCTATCatattaaaatttaatatttcaataataacaactaCCTACTCTTACCAAGTATATACTATACTCAGTCATATTcttaaatttcaaagttatcattaaaataaaaaattagatttattgcattaaatcttgaaatttatgTATTAAGTAAAATATAGAGGGGtcattaaaaattaaaattactTTCTACCAAACATCTTCTTGAACAATGGCTTGTCATCCTTTTGGAATTCATCCATGTTAACATCGGCACCTCTTCTTGAAGATGGAACCCAATTTGGTGATTTCCATGGCAAGACACCATCTTCCCATAATTCGTTAACTTCTTCTAAAGTCAAACCCTTCATTTCTGgaacgaagaagaagacatAGAAGTAACCAAAGACCATACAGCCCATGAAGACGTAACCATAGTAGAAGTTAATAGCACCAGTAATAAATGGAgtgaagaaggaaattaagaaattccaGAACCAGTTACAACCATTAGCTAAAGCCATACCCTTTGGCTTAATTCTCAATGGGAAAGCTTCAGAGACAACAATCCAACAAATTGGAGCCCAGGTACAAGCaaaacagaaaataaagaaacatGAGAAACAAATCATACAGTTACCAGCACCCTTAGAGGAGTTAGTATCCTTATGCTTAATACCATCTGGGTATAGACGAGTAACACCGACAGAGGCGTAGACAACGTAACAACAGACCATGGCAGCGGCACCCCACATTAAACACTTACGACGACCGAAACGATCAACGACATATAAGGCGACAAAAGTGGAGGCAAAGTTAACAACACCAAAGACAATAGCAGTTTGGTAAGAATCCTTCATACCGACAGCTTGGAAAATAACAGTACCATAGTAGAAGAAATAGTTACAACCAGTCAATTGTTGTAGACATTGTAGCATACAACACataaataatctttgaatGTTCTTACCCTTGGTGGAAAATAATTCACCCCATGAGGCATTACCAGCTAATCTTTCAGCTTCCACACCTGCTAGAATCAAATCAACTTCACCTTGAACGGCTGGATCATCGATAGAAACCTTGTTAGATGTAGCAATAGATCTCTTAGCTTCTTCCATCTTACCAACTTCAACCAAATAACGTGGAGATTCTGGGACGAAGAACATGGCAGCGATCATAAACAAACACCAAGCAAAGGAAAGACCTAATGGAACTCTCCATTGGACGGAGTTACTGTACTTCTTGGTACCGTAATTAGTACAATCACCTAAGAAAATACCAGCAGTAACCATTAATTGATACATGGAACCCAAAGTACCTCTTAAATGTTTTGGAGAAACTTCAGATAACAACATTGGGgagaaaatggaaatagCACCGACACCTAAACCTGAAATAATTCTAccaatgaaatattggtACCATTTGTTAATGGAAgcaatttgaataataataccaatcatgaaaatgataacgACAACAACCAAGGCCATCTTACGACCAATTCTGTTAGCCAAGTCACCAAGAATCAAACAACCGAATAAACCACCAATGTTAAAGATAGAAACAACTAAACCAGTTCTGACGTTAGAGAAATAATGAGTACCATCATGATGATGTTGACCAAATCTTCTCAAATAATCTGGATGAGCTAAGAAACCACCAATGGTACCAGTATCCCAACCGGAAATGAAACCACCAAAACCAATCATACAACAGAAAATGGAGATTGTTGCATAAGCGGAAGCAGGcttctttggaatttctACAACGGCTTCATTGGCATCTTCACCGTTTTCACCGTTTTCTTTAAAACTATCGTTTTCATCCTTAATGGAGTGATCTGATAGGACGGATTGTGAACCAGAGTTCTCAGGAACTTCTGGTGTAGTAGCAGGGTTTTCAGCAACTTCTGACATAATTTATTTACCCTTCTAGATGATCAGTAATTTACTGTTTGGATAATTAAgtgaaaatggaaaacaaaagaataagaaaGGAAGACAAACTGATATAATGACagaatgatgaaaatgtaGCAtcattttatatatttttcagaCTCGAGCAAATTTTGCTATTATCCTTTCGTAGGgattcaagaatttttcaaaagacaCCTGTCGTCTCGAAGTCTGAACACAAACAAGGAACGCAGGGGACGTGCCAGGATACGTACGGACATATTAGAATGTCCTGGACGTAATGTGAGGATGGGGGGGTACGCGGGGAGGGAGTAGTTGTGTGGGGAAGCTGGAGAAACTGGTGATGCCAAActgaaataaaataaacGTATTTCCCCAGACACCGTGGGTCTGGATTAATTGAGTAATGTTCCGTAGTTGTCTGTTGCTGAGAAGACGTCGTACCCCTTCCCCAGCCAGTGACACATACGGATAAAACTCTGTCGTTGCTTTTCCCATTCGCGCAGACATTTTTTTCGGGATTGGCCTAAAAGCTGGAGTGGAAAGGGCACACGGAAAAAAGTCAGCTCATTTTTTCTCGGTTTGGGCCCCAAATGTCGCGACACACGCAGGGTTCGGACTTATATTTCTGCTCAAATGTCCGGACATTCTAATTTGGGAAAGAAACAACCAGGAGATTTGTCGCCTATAGCAGCTATACGTGTTCGAGGGATGAGCTCTCTTCAACTGTTTAGTGGGACTCGAGTTTCTAGAAGCTGGGAAAGTGATGGAGTTACGGACTCAAGAACCTTGACATTGTTTGTTTTGTCTATGACAAAAGCTAAAGGCTAATAACCCGTTTGGGCTTGTTTCTAAAAACTTGTTTTCTTATTCGTAATACCAGGGAGCACTCTACAGATGTTTCTTGCAACAAACTTTCTGTGTAAGTTATGGGGCACGTAGAAACGTGGGTTCTGGGCCCATCGCTTGAACAGTTTTGTCATAGATCATCCCTTATAATTGGAGAATATCATCCTTGGAAAATTCATTGTATATGCATGTCAAGAGATGTCAATAATTCTCGGCACTATAATTAGTACCTTTACAATTGAATCTTACGATATTTCTTATAGCTATACGTAATCGCGGTTCCCCGACGTAAGGCTGCATCTGTTGAAAATTCATTTCCACGTCAAGAAGGACACTTtataattcaaatcattcCTCAAAACCATGTAAATTTCTTACAAATCGAAAAGCAACAAAgtaaaacaatatttttccGATATGCTTTAAGCACGATGTTGTTAGTAGATTCCTTCtatattgaaagatgagAAAGCTATGCCACTTCTAACTGAATAACTCCCTTTGTGATATAGTAACACTGTGGTCGTGGTAACTTACAACCAGATAATCCAtgtcatatttttttgtttttgatgTACGCTGTATAATGAGGGGGGGACATATTcgaaaaataaaatatggTTTATACACTGCCATGACTATTAATAAGTTATTACATCAAACCATGTTCAGATCAATAACTTATTTGCTCCGTTTTTCACAGGacaatatatttgaaattgttagTTAAAAGGAACAACTACCTAGTTCTAAATTGCACACTTCAACTGAAATATCTCATTCTGAAAAAAAgtatataatataaattACCAAAGACCTCGTGAAGTTCATGAGGTATTCGTAGAGTTCCACTACTCGTAAATGAGCAAGCTACATTTTTAAAAACAACAACTGGAATGATTAGCAAAGTAGATTCACTGCTCATCTAAGCAACTGCTtaagaggaagaggaacGGATGGTTAggttttggaaaattacaaaatattaatacTTTGTAATTGTCCGGATGTTATATGACGACCACACTTATCTGATTATGCGTTCTGCCGAAAATCATTCCGAGCTTGTCAAACAAATAAGTACACAACCTAGTCACGTATGCACACTTGGTATCTTGCTCTGACAAAAAGACAACTTCTATTAGTCTTGTCGAAGATTCACGATGTCTCTCGGACAATTTCCCGGGGCATTGATAATTTTGCATTACGTATgtaaaacaaataatgcgagaaagaaataacaCCCACTCTATGTAACCAAATGAgtcattaaataatttattttttttaactGTCAAAGTCTTAAATAGAATATCATTAAATAGTTTATATAACACATGAGATTATACAAAATAATCATTGAGCCATTGTCTTGTTCGTTTCCAACCCTTCAAATgatccaaattttcatttaattctaTTATTTCCTTTGTTGGAATGTATCTATCAGTAACAAAGTCCATGTCTTCCAATTTAACAAATCTATCTCTCTTGTAAAGCCACCATATTATGAAACAGAATGGGAAAACAAATAGATCCAAATAATatgagaagaaattggtaaCATCCCATGGATCAAACGCAGACCAACCTTGCACTAAAATGATGAAGGTGACAAAAATGACAAGGAAGTAAGGACCATATGGATAAGTCCAATTCTTATACCTTAGTTCATGAGTCTTCCCCTGTTTTTCTAATCCCTTTCTGAATCTAATTGAAGTGATACCGATACATAACCAAGCAATTTGATTAGAAACACCGACAATGTTTTGCAACCAAGTCCAGACGGTACCTGCACCAATAAATGAGGCACCAAAACATAGTAGACCAATGGATGATGTTATTAATACTGAAACGTATGGGACCTTATATCTATTTGTTCTAGAAacaattttctttggtAGGAAACCTTCTAGACCCATATTGTACATGACACGACTTCCTGCAAACAAGGCATGGTTACAAGCACTAATGACACTTGTCATGATGACAGCATTCATAAATGAACCAGCAGCTTTAGTACCGGCCATTTGGAAAACTAATGTGAAGGGGGATGTCACCACAGATTTAGTATCTAAACCTGGATAATCGTATGGAATATTCATGGCGATGAAGAAAGTGGAACCGACATAAAACACAAGGATTCTCCAAAACACGGTCTTAACGATTTTTGGTGTATTTCTTAATGGGTTTGCAGCTTCACCGTTGGTTAAAGTAATTGATTCAGTACCACCATAAGCAAAACTTGCACTTACGAACAACGATGCGAAACCTTTGAATCCATCCACAAATGGAGCTTCTCCATGattccaatttttgaaaccGATATATTCATGTTGTGGATTGTGACCTACGTTTACGACGATGGAAAggataaagaagatgataatagCGATGACTTTTAACATGGCTAGCCAATATTCTGCCTCCCCATAAAATCTAACATGTATGACATTTAATAGTACGACAAGGaaccaaaataataaagatgcAGCCCAATATGGGAAACCTGAGGCTTCTGTGTCCCAGTAGTCCATGACTAATTGTAGAGCAGTCATATCACTTGCCACTGACACAGCGTCATTAAACCAATAATTCCACATTAGAGCACATGCAAATGATTCGGAACCGAATTTTTTAGCATACGAACAAAATGACCCACTAATTGGCATATAAGTAGACATTTCACCTAGACATAATAATGTCAGGTATACTACACCACCCATGATGGTATAATTCATAAATAAAGAAGCTGGACCACCTTGATATAGTGATTTGGCTGTGGACAGATAAAGACCAGTCCCAATAACCCCCGCGATGGAGATCATATTGATGTGACGAGGTTTCAAAGCTCTCTGTAGATCCTCACGGATATTTGCTTCAGGATCATAATCTTCCTCTGTGGTGAGCGATGGATCTAGTTCGACGACGACTTCGTTCTTTTTGGGAGGCGTGTTGAGACCCTTGTAGTAATCCTCCTCGGGTATATATCCGGATGCGCTGGACTCAGACATTGACATTCTGGAAGATGCAAGTTGTATGGGAATatgaatataatataatttgtttgtttatttgaGTTTCTTACAAGCAACAAGAGTAGATTACAGAGATTATTACGATCCAAGGATCTTGTCACAGCTGTTATATATGAACTTGCCCTTCCCTGCCGTGAGCAGCTTCTTTGTCATGGATGGCTCCGTTGTGGAAGCCTGAAAGTCTTTTTCAGTGCCAGCTGTGATATACACGGCGTCTACCCCGCGGCAACTGTGGCGTCAAAAACTGTGGCGGTGTCCATTAGGTAAGCCTGACTGAGTATAATAGCACCATTATGCTTACCAATCCGGTCATTCTCGAGGAAGTATGCACATCCGAAAAGACACGGAAGGGTTGTCCACAACTCCGAAACGTCTGTCAAGGGAAACGTCATATTGAATGTGGCTGCGTATTGTGTCGCCACAGTCCACAAACAACTAAAACAGCAACATCTATTCTCTTCGAGTTTGTACCTGTTTCCACAGATGCGCTGCAGTAACTGATCTACTTCTCCACTCAAGCATGTTACTGCTTCCACACCAAAGTCATTTCGAAGGCCTGCATTTTCTTCATGCATTGGAGCTCAGACAATATGACTCCAGGAGAAAGAACTATCGAGTGAAAAAAAGTGCGTACTGCAGGGTTGCATCCGAATTAGTCACCACCACATTGTTTAAAGTGCAAACCTTATTTAGAATCGGCTACCACACTTACTCCTCCAAAAAATGAAGTTAAAACCTTTTGTTTtagaatgaaattttattttttagGTTTGAGCAAGAATATGTTCTATACATTTTTAATGCAAAATAATTCTACGACAAATCGAACGGCTTGTTTAGAAACCATCTTAGTCTTGCACAGTGCAATCACGGAATGAGAAATACTACAACTCTATATTCAAAAAGGTTGGTGGTTAACTAAATCTGAGGGACTCTCCTCAGAAGGTGTTTAGGCTGAGTTTTGCAACTATCATATTTAGTCAGTCCTTCGCATTTTTGGGAATTTCCCCGTATTACTTTCTGAGTAACGtcagaaaagaaaaactttTAAGCGACGGATCAAAAAGCTCATACAAATTGGATTTGggatttcaattttgataGTTGCATTTCTCTCTCGAACgcacaattgaaaaaaaacggacaattggaaaacaaACTGAAAAATGATAGTAGCAACTTTTTGGAAATCTCCTTATTTAAAAGTTTGATCTATAAAAGACCTACAAATGTATAGCAAGTAACtttagaaaaaattatttgttaataTCTCtaatatattgaaataaacaactcaaaataaaacaataatgaCTTTTGATAGCAATTTAAGTATAACCTATATTGGTACTGCCACAACCATCATTGAAATCGATGGAGCCCGGTTTTTAACTGATCCAGCTTTCGATAATGCTACCACCTATGATATGGGTATTGCCGTCCTTGAAAAGACATTAGACCCAGGTCTTAAGATTGAACAGCTACCACCCATCGATGCTATCTTATTAAGTCACGAGGATCATCCTGATAATTTGGATGCTACAGGAAGAACATTGTTACCTGGGCGCCGTATTTTGACTACCATGGATGGTGCTAAGAATTTATCTTTATATCCTGGGGTTTCTGGCTTGAAACCATGGGAGACTATTGCAATAGAGCTTGGTGGTAAGAATTTCACCATCACAGCCACTCCATGCGAACATATGCTAGGTGGGGAGGTTATTGGTTTTCTCTTACATACGAATTCCCTCGGTACTGGTGTCAATGGTTTGCCTAACGTTATTTATTTTGGAGGTGATACTATCTACATTAAGGAATTGGAACAGATCGGTGAGAAATATAATGTCAAGTCATTTATTTGTAACCTAGGCGTTGCTTATGGTCCTCCAGATGGTAAAATTCACAAGGAACCTTATAAGATTACCATGTCTGGGAAAGATGCAGCCAATCTATCTAAGAAGATTGGTGCCGATGTTATTATTCCAGTTCACTTTGAAGAGTGGACACACTTCCAGCAAGGTAGAGAAGCTTTACAAAAAGATTTCGAAGAGGAAGGTTGTTTAGAGAAAGTAGTGTGGTTAGAAAGAGGTAAGACAACCAAGATTTTTTAGTTTATAATGACATTATATGAATTGTAAGTACTAATGTATCACTACTAATCGTATTATTAAGGTAAGTATGAGAACTTTCAGTTTAACTTTTCTACAAATGCTTCTTTGGCCATATCTATCAGAAGGTCCAGTTCACCACTATTCTCACACATGTTGTAGAAAATACTCTTCTTATTTAGCAATAGAGAATAAGGATGATCATACTCTTTCACCTCCCCTGCATCCATTACCAAAATCTTGTCATAATCGATAACCGATCTCAAACGATGTGCAATTGTCAAAATAGTGCTACTATTAAACTCCTTTCTAATcgtttcttgaattttggCATCAGAGTTGTAATCAATTGATGCAGTCGCTTCATCTAGAAGCATAATCTTAGGACTTCTTAATAACGAACGTGCTAAGCAAACCAATTGTCTTTGTCCCTGTGATAAATTAGAGCCACCTTCACTGATCTCATTGtttaaatttaagaatttgTTTACATTTTGcgatgaaattgattctgTTTCAATATTCGATGACACATCCTCAGGAACCAGATTAACACGTCTCAATGCTGTAAAcatatcttcatcagaaTATTCTCCATACGGATCTAAATTGGATTTAATTGTCCCCGTAAACAATGTTGGATCTTGAGGAATAATGTTAATTGAACGACGGagtttattcaaatttatcgATGTGATGTCAATATTATCAATCTTAATGTAACCTGTTTCAGGATCCAAAAATCTAAATAAAGCCGTGATTATTGTAGATTTCCCAGCACCAGTTCTACCAACAATACCAATTTTAGCTTTGGGTGCAACTGTAAACGTGACATTTTTAATTACTCTTGGCAACCCTTCGGCATAACGTAATGACAAATCACAAACCTCGATTTTACCTTCCTGGGGCCACTCAGGTGGTGGAGTACAAGTAGCGTCTTCATATGGCTCTTGTTCTATTTTCATGTATTCCTTTAATCTTTCCACAGAATTCATATTCATTTCAACATTAGAATATAATCTAACCAACCATAAGGCTCCTTCTGTGAAAGAAATAGCATACGTTAAAGAAATACCTGCCATACCAGCatcaatattcttaatattcCAGATAATAAATGAACCCGATCCAAAAACAACCAATGCACCCACCATATCGATTCTAAACGATAACCAACGATTTGCCACCCATAAATAGAAAAATGGTCTATTGTTCTCATCGATCTTAGACAAGTTTTCTTGCATAAATCTACCTTCATCACCGAAGGCACGGATGGTGGTGACACCAACCAAGGTTTCTGAGAAATGTTGATAAATAGGGGACTTGGTGATTGAATCAAAACGTTTGAATTCTCTGGAGGCCGCCAAGTAAAAATAACCAATGAGGTAATATAAACCAGTGACAAGAATGGCCACAGACAAAAACTGAGGAGTAATAAAGGTAATCAATAGGATAGTGGTCACACAACTTACAAGAGAATAAAAGGCACCTTGAACGACTGGAGCCAATTCTTGATCGATAGCCTCAATATCCTTAGAAAAACGATTCATGATCCTCCCAATAGGAGTAGAATCAAAGAATCTCAGTTTGGAATGCATTACTTTTTTCAGTAGGTCGATAAAAAT is drawn from Naumovozyma castellii chromosome 10, complete genome and contains these coding sequences:
- the NCAS0J00150 gene encoding MBL fold metallo-hydrolase; amino-acid sequence: MTFDSNLSITYIGTATTIIEIDGARFLTDPAFDNATTYDMGIAVLEKTLDPGLKIEQLPPIDAILLSHEDHPDNLDATGRTLLPGRRILTTMDGAKNLSLYPGVSGLKPWETIAIELGGKNFTITATPCEHMLGGEVIGFLLHTNSLGTGVNGLPNVIYFGGDTIYIKELEQIGEKYNVKSFICNLGVAYGPPDGKIHKEPYKITMSGKDAANLSKKIGADVIIPVHFEEWTHFQQGREALQKDFEEEGCLEKVVWLERGKTTKIF
- the NCAS0J00140 gene encoding amino acid permease; the encoded protein is MSMSESSASGYIPEEDYYKGLNTPPKKNEVVVELDPSLTTEEDYDPEANIREDLQRALKPRHINMISIAGVIGTGLYLSTAKSLYQGGPASLFMNYTIMGGVVYLTLLCLGEMSTYMPISGSFCSYAKKFGSESFACALMWNYWFNDAVSVASDMTALQLVMDYWDTEASGFPYWAASLLFWFLVVLLNVIHVRFYGEAEYWLAMLKVIAIIIFFILSIVVNVGHNPQHEYIGFKNWNHGEAPFVDGFKGFASLFVSASFAYGGTESITLTNGEAANPLRNTPKIVKTVFWRILVFYVGSTFFIAMNIPYDYPGLDTKSVVTSPFTLVFQMAGTKAAGSFMNAVIMTSVISACNHALFAGSRVMYNMGLEGFLPKKIVSRTNRYKVPYVSVLITSSIGLLCFGASFIGAGTVWTWLQNIVGVSNQIAWLCIGITSIRFRKGLEKQGKTHELRYKNWTYPYGPYFLVIFVTFIILVQGWSAFDPWDVTNFFSYYLDLFVFPFCFIIWWLYKRDRFVKLEDMDFVTDRYIPTKEIIELNENLDHLKGWKRTRQWLNDYFV